One window from the genome of Cucumis melo cultivar AY chromosome 10, USDA_Cmelo_AY_1.0, whole genome shotgun sequence encodes:
- the LOC103488945 gene encoding glycosyl hydrolase 5 family protein-like, translating to MMKGLLILLAVWCVAASAAVGLPLHTDTRWIVDGEGERVKLRCVNWVSHLEAVVAEGLSKQPIEEISNRIEGLGFNCVRLTWPLFLATNESLNSLTVRQSFQRLGLTEAIAGIQANNPFIIDLPLLKAFEAVVGKLGEGKLMVILDNHISKPGWCCSNFDGNGFFGDQYFNPDLWIKGLTRMATMFNGVNHVVAMSLRNELRGPKQNVNDWYRYMQRGAEAVHSANPDILIILSGLSFDRDLSFLKNQPINLTFTSKTVYEVHWYAFSDGSSWESGNSNQVCGRTTNNLMKMSGFLLQQGFPLFISEFGIDQRGTNVNDNRYLSCFLAVAAEFDLDWALWTLVGSYYLREGVVGLNEFYGILDWNWCNLRNSTFLQRISVLQTPLQGPGLAERREYNLIFHPLSGLCVVRKSLLDPLRLGPCVDSDAWYYTPQKFLTLKGTYFCIQADEIGKQAKLGIICTVNNAKWDMISDSKLHLSSKSSNGSLVCLDVDANTNEIVTNSCKCLSRDSSCDPSSQWFKLVNSTRSLGGGRSMINMAGSSLANVVTKFVELKK from the exons ATGATGAAGGGGTTACTGATTCTTTTGGCCGTGTGGTGTGTCGCGGCCTCGGCGGCAGTGGGGCTGCCGTTACACACCGATACACGGTGGATCGTGGACGGAGAAGGGGAAAGAGTGAAACTAAGATGTGTAAATTGGGTGTCGCATTTGGAGGCAGTGGTGGCGGAGGGGCTTTCGAAGCAGCCGATCGAGGAGATTTCAAACAGAATTGAGGGGTTGGGATTCAACTGCGTCAGACTCACTTGGCCACTGTTTTTAGCCACGAATGAGTCTTTGAATTCCCTCACCGTCCGACAGTCTTTCCAGCGCCTTGGCCTGACCGAAGCCATCGCTGGAATCCAAGCTAACAACCCATTCATCATCGATCTTCCTCTCTTAAAAGCTTTTGAG GCAGTGGTTGGAAAATTGGGGGAGGGGAAACTAATGGTGATATTGGACAATCACATAAGCAAGCCAGGGTGGTGCTGTAGTAACTTCGACGGAAATGGCTTCTTTGGTGATCAATATTTCAACCCTGACTTATGGATTAAAGGCCTCACTCGAATGGCTACCATGTTTAATGGTGTCAACCATGTCGTTGCTATGAGCCTTAGGAATGAGCTTCGTGGCCCAAAACAAAATGTCAACGACTGGTACAG GTACATGCAAAGAGGAGCAGAAGCAGTTCATTCAGCAAACCCAGACATTCTTATAATCCTCTCAGGACTTAGCTTTGACAGAGACTTATCTTTTCTCAAAAACCAACCCATAAACCTCACATTCACGTCCAAAACGGTATATGAAGTTCATTGGTATGCTTTTTCTGATGGATCTTCATGGGAATCAGGAAACTCAAACCAAGTATGTGGAAGAACAACAAACAACTTAATGAAAATGTCTGGATTTCTATTACAACAAGGATTCCCTCTGTTCATAAGTGAATTTGGAATTGACCAAAGAGGAACAAACGTAAATGACAACAGATATTTGAGCTGTTTTttagctgtagctgctgaatttGACCTTGATTGGGCACTTTGGACACTTGTTGGAAGCTATTATTTGAGAGAAGGGGTTGTTGGTTTGAATGAATTTTATGGAATTCTTGATTGGAATTGGTGTAATCTTAGAAACTCAACTTTCCTTCAAAGGATTTCTGTTCTTCAAACTCCACTTCAAGGGCCAGGATTAGCAGAAAGAAGGGAGTATAATCTGATTTTTCATCCATTAAGTGGGCTTTGTGTGGTGAGAAAATCATTACTAGATCCATTAAGATTAGGCCCATGTGTTGATTCAGATGCTTGGTACTATACTCCACAAAAGTTTCTAACTCTAAAAGGGACTTATTTCTGTATACAAGCAGATGAAATAGGGAAGCAAGCTAAACTGGGTATTATATGTACTGTCAATAATGCTAAATGGGATATGATTTCTGATTCAAAATTGCATCTTTCTTCAAAATCTAGTAATGGGTCCTTGGTCTGTTTAGATGTAGATGCAAACACAAACGAAATCGTGACCAATTCTTGTAAGTGTTTGAGTCGAGACTCATCTTGCGACCCAAGTAGCCAGTGGTTTAAGCTCGTTAATAGTACGAGAAGTTTGGGCGGGGGGAGGTCGATGATCAACATGGCTGGTTCATCTTTGGCTAACGTTGTGACCAAGTTTGTggagttgaaaaaataa